Genomic window (Mya arenaria isolate MELC-2E11 chromosome 16, ASM2691426v1):
GACTAGTTTTATTTCTTGCATTTCTCCTCTAACGAGGTCAAGCTGCTCCGCCAGGCGCTCCGTCACATATGTCCTTTGTGACCCCGAATCTAGGAGGAGTCTAATCTGGCGGCTGTTTTCACTTGTAGGACATTTTGCCTCTGTTCTTGCAGTCTGCATGAGGACAACCTCACCAGATGACACGAGAACATTTTCGTGATGTACATCATTATTTTCAGACACAAGTTCTTCTGAAACGTTCGCACTTTCTGCTCGTCTTGTGGGAATGTGTACACTAAATTTGGCGGGACAAAGACTTCTGTGATGAACATCCTTTTCACCACAATGTACACACAGTTTTCTAGCCTTACACTTATCAGTTTTGTGTCCAACTTTCAGACACTTGTAGCATGCACCTTTCAGCAAGCGTTTTCTTTCTGGAATCGTTTTGTATTTCGTACATTCATCACTCCAATGAGAGTTCGTACAGTATCTGCACTTGTTTGCATAAACACTGTTTTTGCTGTCTCCAGAGATTAGGGACTCCGCCGAGATGTGCTTTCCAGCGGAGACTGGCTTCTGACCAAACATTTTCGTTGGCCTTGcgcttttaatttcaaaattgttgccACTTTGAAAGTCaattttctgtttcattttgtttgcaGGCTCTTGTTGGTTGCTTTGTTCAGCGTGTTCACGAGCAATTATGTAATCTCGTAATCGCTGTCGGAGTGTTTTAGCGCTCCATTCGTTTCCTGAGCCTTTCTGTACCTCCAGGTGCAAGAGTACGTCCTTTGGAATTTTCGATTTAaccattgaaacaaacatgttttgatcAATGTTTTCACCTAATACTTCTAGGCTCCGCATATGTTTTTCAACTGTGTCAAGAAAGAGTCGCAAACTCTCGGTCTTGCAGTAGGGCGGAACAATATTCATCAGCTTGTGATaatgaatatcaatgatttcTTGTTTCTTTCCGAATCTCTCTTGCAACAGGTTTACGGCAATTCGGTAATTTTTGTTACAGAGAGACAATCCGGATATTGCTGCTTTTGCTTCACCGACTAGCTTTGTCTGGAGATAACTGAATTTTTCAACGTCTGACAGTTTCTCATTTATGTGAACCGTACACTCAAAGGCATCTTAGAATTCTGACCACTTTAATTTATCACCATTGAAACACTTAAGTTCCAATTTTGGCAATTTAACTGACATTGATGGCGACTTTGATTTAGAAAGTTTGTCTAAAACCTCGTGTTGTTCTCGAACTTGTTTTTCTAAGAACTCTATTTGCTGTTGACTTTGCCGTTCTACAAATTCTTGCTGATGTGTACTCTGTTCGATCATAAAAGATTGCATTTGATGTGTAATGGTACTAACCTGTTCTTCACGGGTCGCCGTTTCCTTGGAACCACGTTTCCTTGCAGATTCCATTTCATCCAGATAATTCTCCAATACCATAGAACATTCAGTTGCTTCATCACAGATAGTATAGTCCTCGTTCAATATTTGTTCTACTGTTTCTCCTTCAGAGTCTTCTAATACTCCAACATATTTTTCACATTGGCATTCTAACTTTTCGCGATATGCTTTTAGCATtttaatacacttttttgtGTTCGTTATTTCTTCGTTTAAATCGATTTCCTCTATATCTTTTCTTGATAATTCCATGCCTTTCTGAATTTCCTTCTTAAGGCTGTTCCTGAACCTCGTCCGTACAGCCTTTATGTACGTTTTGGACGACATTGTTCAGTGTTGTACTGCTGCTCAATTCTGCAACAACTAACGCCAATCTCCTTTTTAGAGACTGTAGGCGTGTTTCCTGAGAGGCAAGTTTGTAGCCGCTCAAGACACGTGACTTCACAGATGTAGCCGCTACGCTGTTGTCACGAACGACAAATCCGTATCCGTCGGTTTTGTTAGTTCCTATGTTGTGGTGTTTCACACTGTTCACGACACGGAAAGTTCTTAATATTCCCTGGGAGTCCCGGGTTCCGGCACCAAACAAATGTGGCGAACATAATTGTTTGTCTATTTTAAAGTGGGAGAGCGTTTTTAGATTGAATGCCGTCTGTTCGACACACTGTAATATTGTTTCTTGGATAAATTAATTTCAGCAACACAGtaaaataatctaaacattttattcttcgttaacaattttataataccGTTTTACTTAGTGAAATTCTAATAAGAGCTggtttagaaatatgttttaaagtccCAAAGTAAAGTCCAATGTTGAAGTCTGAAGTCTAAATCTCTGGTCTAAAATCCAAATCAAATCTGATGTAAGAACATGAAACGTTCGTTTATATATGAGAGTTCATCCGGGTAActttatttaacaaaagttCCGGTGCTCCGGTGCACGATAAAGTCCTGATTCATATGGAACGGAGTCTGCTCCGAACACCACGTGTCTATTTGCTCCGTTTGGAGTACGTCAATAACTCCGCCTATCTGGCTAATTCTTAAACTTGAATTAAGTTAActtaaacttaacaaaataaacataacataacaaaagcATTTAATTAGAAACTAAATCGTTCACGACAccccccccacaaaaaaaaaataaatctgtgtacagtacacaacttctgtgtgATCTTCATCTCAATTGATTGTGctgcttatcagatctccgaacTGAGTGTCCAGCTgtgcagttgttgttgttgttgttttcaaatgatgataaaattattttaacgaTGTCTTTCAATAAGAATTAGAGTTCTGCTATATATATAATAGCCCATTAAATTGATTTAACAAGGATGCTTCACAATTTCGTAATAACACTGGcgacaatgcatttaaattggatttaaatatttatgttatataacacttatttgtttatttgtttttgttttatttccaatcggttaaatcaataaaaacattagCTATACATACTGTTAATATAGAGACAACGAGATTATTTACTCGAAAAGTGTTAACCCTAAATGGCACTGAgctaataaacaaatacacaggaaatgaaccctactgtgacaccagtgtaATTAACAGAAGATGCCCAGCAGTGGATTATCATGCCATCATCCCCTAAACAGGGCCTTTAAGCTTGTAGATAAATACTAGAGATCaagggcggatccaggaattgacgttagaggggccAAACCTTTTGGcatgcacccctccctctggaccgaaagtatatggcatacaCTGTTTGCATATTGATTTGGGGCTACTCAATCAAGAAAAGTTTAACAATTTGTAGATgtaaatgatgcattatgtgcgtattgtattatttattctctcctatattgtcataaaatatGGACGATTTTAGAGTGGGGCGCGCCGGGTGAGCCCGCTCTAAATACGCTAGTGGAGATGTTTATTAATACTAATGCACTATTAGATCGCTTACCCTGAATACCCAGACGTTCGctaggccactccttttttattgtttggtttacaagaatatttggaaaatatgtCCACCAAgtggtcgaaaaaaaagagaaaaggaaacagtcacaaaacatactcttaaagggtgaatcattgaaaatttatataacttacttgacattttaatttttaaactgctattaatgcatgttttaatacactcaaagtttcaaagttctaattaaacacacagtttaaatcttacattcagtgcatataaaacatcaatgaaattgactataaaacatgtttacatgtataaactacactttttatcaaagatacattgaatattactcagcaagacatttgtttagctttaagggtatgcttaagcaaaagtgaatgcagaacacttaaaaactgaccaatattaaattgaaaaaaaggaaAGGCgaattttatgcattaaaatacacaaaaattgcactgtaagacaatacattacattttctaaacattgtttcagttatttcaatattggaaaatgtcaataaagtgaaataatttccaattCTGTAAAtaatgaagtaacattttatgaagacatttgagctttaatattgtgaaaacgaTTCCAGAAAAAACTAAataccaaactagacctagatttgagttttaataagcTTTACAATGCGGGGTCCTATTTGAGAGTAACCcaatccatgctaagtccggatattttcggaccgggatatttaccatgggatgttcaccaaatccatttcaaattcaaatcttgcagcaaattaccacatcagtacataaaaagcACATAGCAagataataaatctagcatgttacttaactttatgtaccaatgatagtaacagagaaatccataattatgtatcggatattttcatcttctcccaactcagCCATTTTGTGTATCATGCGTTCACAGGGCTTCTATGCttcatgattgtttatttttcatttctaagattattccttggttacaacaacaaatctcatttatagtgaaatatcatgtTCATTACAAATGGActtgttcaaaatagttttccgtgttgttttatctaaatgtttggCACACAACTTctggcattagtaaatgtcattgacacatgtgttcaactctttcattgtttttactctaatATTAaccatgaataaacatgtaatcaagaataaacacaagctttacattgactcagtgacaagtatttccaaaccattttgtgatttaaaatccataaacccaaccgaccgaacttgtgaaactaggtcaccggtgtcaacttagaaattttactttcgatttcccCCACTCACACTAaatgcactgttatttgatattttgccataaactgttataaaaaatgtttttctcacataTAATTTACATAGACTTGTTTCTacttattcgatggcagccgctgacacttttatttttcatcaaaaacaacaatattttcatgacctaaattggcggggaaaaacaacaatcacgtgacagttattgtttgtgtcggctgttaaatttgccaatgtatttTGCTCTTGTTATTATAACAACttctgcatattttaattaattatttcatacaaagaatgactgctatcgtcaattccgccattgccaacggcgctgccataacagttgactggctcacatgctatcactataaattggcgaatacggctacgaaacaacaaaccagtcgagatatACTGCATTCGTAATATTATCTGTTCGTtcttctttcgtttcgcaccaaaatcaatacggtcgggaaaataattttgaataaaagtgaaattcattttttattttttttgtacttttcggaaaattagacccgccggttttgtaaaccaatttatatgaAAGTAGTGGCCCTAGCTATCAAATACTCCTTCATTTCttaaccattttattatttttagttcaAAGTCTTTATGGTTAATCAGTTAATTTTATGAGTGATGTTTATTGAATCTTATCTGTTTGACCACATCAGTGTTTAGCAAGGCCTTATCACCTTTACTACAGTAATTTTTTTGCATGTTATTTTGAAAGCGACCGATTTAAATCTTCCCTGGTATTTCCTATTCAACATTTAAAGGTTGGTGTGACATTGGGATTCcgttttaatttgtatatttcccaaatttcacaaatgctctatcattttttttctttaagaacTAGGTAAacccttctataagtgacccccccccccaaaaaaaaaacaaaaaaaacaacaacaacaaacaaacaaacaaacacgttTATTGTACACAATGagtgtgtattgatcttaatcttaatgCCGTATTATCTTATCAGATCTCAGATCTGAATATCATGCCGTGATGTTATAATAGAAATGGACcttaaatggccctgagccaataaacaaataaaccggaagtcggCCCCTACTGTGagatcagtgcaattagcaggaaaTGCACAGCAGGGGGTTGTcgtgccaaacattccttaaactagggttttaaagctgcactctcgcagttTTACCGTTTTGTTAACTTTGTTTATCTTAGAATTAGCCAATCTGTCCGTAAATAGCTTGAAAATAGTGCTATTGATATAAGACGTCTAAAAAAAAGATCGATTCgcagattgtcatatttccattcgaaaattaatgttatatggctAAAAACGTTATTAACGCTTTCGGAAAATGCATAAaccatcaatttttgaacatagaTATAAAAACCTgtgatattattatttgtcagcagtcttttattacTCGTTTCCAGGCGTGTTTGCTAAAATGTGCTTGTTCGGAGGCAACATATAAAAACTTTATCTATTGTTACAGATGGTGTATAATAACTCTATTTACAGGTGGTGTATAATAACTCTATTTACAGATGGTGTGTAATTGCCCCTTGCTTGGATGGTGTGTAATTACACTTTGTATATAATGCGTGATTTAACTTTgtgtatggatggtgtgtagTAACTTTGTGTATGGATGGTAtgtagtatttttgtatatGGATGGTGTGTAGTAACTCTttgtatggatggtgtgtagTAACTCTttgtatggatggtgtgtagTAACTCTTTGTATGGTGTGTAGtaactctatgtatggatgATGTGTAGTAACTCTTTGTATGGATAATGTGTAGTAACTCTTTGTATGAATGATGTGAAGTAACTCTTTGTATGGATGATGTGTAGTAACTCTTTGTATGGATGGTTTGTAGTCACTCCTTGTATGGATGATGTGTAGTAACTCTttgtatggatggtgtgtagTAACTGTTTGTATGGATGTTGTGTTATAACTATgtgtatggatggtgtgtagTCACTCTttgtatggatggtgtgtagTAACTCTTTGTATGGAAGATGTGTAGTAACTATgtgtatggatggtgtgtagTAACTCTttgtatggatggtgtgtagTAACTCTTTGTATGGATGATGTGTAGTAACTCTTTGTATGGATGATGTGTAGTAACTCTTTGTATGGATGATGTGTAGTAACTCTttgtatggatggtgtgtagTAACTCTTTGTATGGATGATGTGTAGTAACTCTTTGTATGGATGATGTGTAGTAACTCTTTGTATGGATGATGTGTAGTAACTCTttgtatggatggtgtgtagTAACTCTTTGTATGGATGATGTGTAGTAACTCTTTGTATGGATGATGTGTAGTAACTCTttgtatggatggtgtgtagTAACTCTgtgtatggatggtgtgtagTAACTCTgtgtatggatggtgtgtagTAACTCTgtgtatggatggtgtgtagTAACTCTGTGTATGTATGATGTGTAGTAACTCAttgtatggatggtgtgtagTAACTCTTTGTATAGATGATGTGTAGTAACTCTgtgtatggatggtgtgtagTAACTCTGTGTATGGATGGTGTTTAGTAACTCTTTGTATGGATAATGTGTAGTAACTCTTTGTACGGATGATGTGTAGTAACTCTGTATATTGATGGTGTGTAGTAACTCTGTGTATGGATGATGTGTAGTTACTCTgtgtatggatggtgtgtagTAACTCTTTATATGGATGATGTTAAGTAACTCTgtgtatggatggtgtgtagTAACTCTgtgtatggatggtgtgtagTAACTCTGTGTATGGATGATGTGTAGTTACTCTgtgtatggatggtgtgtagTAACTCTgtgtatggatggtgtgtagTAACTCATTATATAGAACATTTCTTATAACTATATATACGGACGatatataataactttatacatggAATTTTTGCGTAATACCTTATCATTAAAGAGGTCAAAATTATAGCAGTAAAATTAATGTACTCTGGCTTTGTTTATGAATAACTATGAATTTTTGCCAATAAttatgcattgttattttttttgagTTGGTTCCTAGACAGGATCATTTCTATTGCTatgaaaaattgaataaatgtgtgtgtttgGCATGTTTTGCATACGCCTTTTTTGTTATGACTAAGTTTATCGTTTGAAACGTATTCCCATCTGACAACAATACACGGTAAACTGTCTTGCACCATCATAGTAGCTGGTGTAAACGTGTTACGATCATGTCTAAAGGagcattatattataattaacgTCACAGACcccattatattatattacctTTAACGACACGTCATCCAATTTACGTTTAAATTGGCATtgagtgttttatgataatcaGAATGTGacaacatgtatttaaatatgttttggtttggtcattgtatttttttgttttcaccAATACCAGGGGTAACTCGAGGGGAGGTAGCCTTTTAACTTGCGCCTCTTCTtctgaaacaatatttattttgtttaaaatgtgggcGATGGGTTCTGTTGCGAAATGTTAAATAAAGGgcgtttatagtactttttccccattgttgaaataaaatatatcttcgAACAAAATAAGGATGGCCGCCGAGTGCACCCCCCCCCGCTCCGTCCCCTTTGGTTTGCTAGTGGtgataacaaaatttaaatatataacctGGTAAATCGCAACACAGTTTTATTGTAACATAAGAAGTAAGGATagaaatttgataataaaaaaagaatccACATGTTTCTAAGCCTTCACATTTTTCTATATTCCTTAATACTCTAGAATTCATTTATAGTTTTCTTGTTTTTGCAGGGCGTTTTACTAATGCATTCATCACAAAATCTTCGTATTTGGATAGTAGTTATCTTAGTTAGTTATGAACATCTCCTCATCTCatcgtgttattttttttattttttttggaaatctATGTTCTGGTTCTCTAGAACGCTTATCACGTCTGCTGATCTACTTGGTTGTTCTTGTCTTGTCTAATATAAGGCTTTGCCCTTTACTCCACTTATATGCTTATCTTATTATATTAGGTAATCTTTCTTTTTAACg
Coding sequences:
- the LOC128222417 gene encoding uncharacterized protein LOC128222417, which codes for MSSKTYIKAVRTRFRNSLKKEIQKGMELSRKDIEEIDLNEEITNTKKCIKMLKAYREKLECQCEKYVGVLEDSEGETVEQILNEDYTICDEATECSMVLENYLDEMESARKRGSKETATREEQTKLVGEAKAAISGLSLCNKNYRIAVNLLQERFGKKQEIIDIHYHKLMNIVPPYCKTESLRLFLDTVEKHMRSLEVLGENIDQNMFVSMVKSKIPKDVLLHLEVQKGSGNEWSAKTLRQRLRDYIIAREHAEQSNQQEPANKMKQKIDFQSGNNFEIKSARPTKMFGQKPVSAGKHISAESLISGDSKNSVYANKCRYCTNSHWSDECTKYKTIPERKRLLKGACYKCLKVGHKTDKCKARKLCVHCGEKDVHHRSLCPAKFSVHIPTRRAESANVSEELVSENNDVHHENVLVSSGEVVLMQTARTEAKCPTSENSRQIRLLLDSGSQRTYVTERLAEQLDLVRGEMQEIKLVTFGSNKAKVIKTPTTKLSLKLTNGKYLSITANIVPDITGTIERKAVHLSHSENIQHILSSVDLADTIPTTNEYSTINLLVGNDYYLDVVLPQRIEIQPGLYLLSSKFGWLLTGRINEPCEEEAEKNDIGMLILTYGTDAYRITNSNVFSSVDSDVPKKPDLEDFWAIESIGIIDDPRQNDDETAMAKFKETIQFKDSRYQVTWPWKEKNPDLPVNRGLALGRLKSTASRMQGRPELLKQYDSVIQDQLSKGVIEKVSGNSTNTVKHYLPHHAVVTPQKSTTKLRLVYDASAKTCDKNKSLNECLYRGPVMLHDLCGILMRFRTHNIAIVADIEKAFLQVGLQPDQRDATRFIWLKDCENPSTGGDNLQEYRFCRVPFGIISSPFILGATIECHLDKYDNDIANKLKNDIYVDNVITGTHTESEGVELYTSSKAMFHDAAMNLREW